In bacterium, one genomic interval encodes:
- a CDS encoding glycosyltransferase → MFSYASPKEWTIVIPHYTNAERTLGLIGAIRSASPENSNPEVVVVDDCSPDGSGKILAQAQETLDFKLIVNSKNLGFGPALNRGAAIAMGRLIAFSNSDIEFDAEYPLCNVLDALSKALAEPDIGAAMPLIFNSALAEIENLNEIWANRGLLWLKRKPKREVNADLEDSVLCGAFFAMRRQDFQKLGGFDPIFAPYFWEDVELGARIEAAGMRVVACGESMVLHRHDGSIGPSAGSKKKWEVMRSNQLKFTRMWGAEYGVKAGGFWRSLRAFRSFAKREFGLGLEYIGLR, encoded by the coding sequence GTGTTTAGTTACGCGTCGCCAAAGGAGTGGACGATTGTCATACCGCATTACACGAATGCGGAAAGGACCCTTGGGCTCATCGGCGCGATTCGAAGCGCATCTCCTGAAAATTCAAACCCCGAAGTCGTCGTTGTAGATGACTGCAGCCCCGACGGAAGCGGCAAAATCCTTGCCCAAGCACAAGAGACACTTGATTTCAAGTTGATTGTAAACAGTAAGAATCTCGGATTCGGGCCGGCGCTCAACAGGGGAGCAGCAATCGCGATGGGAAGGCTGATCGCGTTTTCAAACTCGGATATCGAATTCGACGCAGAATACCCTTTATGTAATGTGCTGGATGCACTATCGAAAGCACTCGCGGAACCCGATATCGGAGCCGCGATGCCATTGATATTCAACTCCGCGCTTGCCGAAATCGAGAACCTGAACGAAATATGGGCGAACCGCGGCCTGCTGTGGCTGAAACGGAAACCGAAACGGGAGGTCAATGCGGATCTGGAGGATTCGGTTTTATGCGGCGCTTTTTTTGCTATGCGCAGGCAGGATTTCCAGAAGCTTGGCGGATTCGATCCGATTTTCGCTCCATATTTCTGGGAGGATGTCGAACTTGGCGCAAGGATCGAGGCCGCCGGAATGCGCGTCGTCGCCTGCGGAGAGTCCATGGTTTTGCATCGCCACGACGGCAGCATCGGGCCAAGCGCCGGCTCAAAAAAAAAATGGGAAGTAATGCGCAGCAATCAGCTTAAGTTCACCCGAATGTGGGGCGCGGAATACGGAGTCAAAGCAGGCGGATTCTGGAGATCGCTGCGCGCTTTTCGAAGCTTTGCAAAGCGGGAATTTGGACTTGGACTTGAATATATCGGTCTTAGATGA
- a CDS encoding fructose-bisphosphate aldolase, whose product MSEYYKRPKLDELDLPLGKRVRLHRMMYEHGPGNGKLLILPIDQGLEHGPIDFVSNPECKFPKYQYELARRGGYSAIALHYGLASKYLKEYAGEIPLVLKINGKTSIPGDAQAFSPLTATVEDAVRLGADAIGYTLFVGSPAQGDDIGQLTDVRCECDRYGMPLIVWAYPRGEAIERKGGRDHFYAVDYAARVAEECGADIVKVNLPKLKYDSAKVGEPPQEYRNLDIHEAEAFKRVVQSAGRAFVLVSGGSKVSDDDLLTKVRWSMEAGATGLIFGRNMWQRPMEEALAITAKVKEIMANS is encoded by the coding sequence ATGAGCGAGTATTACAAGCGTCCGAAACTTGATGAACTTGATCTGCCGCTTGGCAAGCGCGTCAGGCTGCACAGGATGATGTATGAGCATGGCCCCGGCAACGGGAAGCTGCTTATCCTGCCGATAGATCAAGGCTTGGAGCACGGCCCGATTGATTTCGTTTCGAATCCGGAATGCAAGTTCCCGAAGTACCAGTACGAGCTTGCGAGACGCGGAGGCTATTCCGCCATCGCTTTGCATTACGGGCTGGCCTCCAAGTACCTCAAGGAGTACGCAGGGGAAATTCCCCTGGTGCTGAAAATCAACGGAAAAACTTCCATCCCCGGCGACGCACAGGCATTCAGCCCGCTGACAGCAACGGTGGAAGACGCTGTCAGGCTGGGTGCCGACGCCATAGGCTATACGTTGTTTGTTGGCAGCCCAGCGCAGGGTGACGACATCGGCCAGTTAACCGATGTCCGGTGCGAATGCGATCGGTATGGAATGCCGTTGATCGTCTGGGCGTACCCGCGCGGCGAAGCAATCGAGCGCAAGGGAGGTCGCGATCACTTTTATGCTGTTGATTACGCGGCCCGCGTCGCGGAAGAGTGCGGTGCCGACATCGTAAAAGTAAACCTGCCCAAACTGAAGTACGATTCGGCAAAAGTCGGCGAGCCTCCGCAGGAATACCGGAATCTCGACATACACGAAGCAGAAGCATTCAAGCGCGTGGTTCAAAGCGCGGGCCGAGCTTTCGTGTTGGTTAGCGGCGGCAGTAAAGTGAGCGACGACGATCTGCTTACAAAGGTTCGATGGAGCATGGAAGCAGGCGCCACCGGCCTCATTTTCGGGCGCAACATGTGGCAACGCCCCATGGAAGAAGCGCTCGCCATAACCGCCAAAGTCAAAGAAATAATGGCCAACAGCTAG
- a CDS encoding type II secretion system protein produces the protein MKNRGFTLVEMLVVVGIIGILVSLAIPNFQRIKDKAKESQVKQNLHSLQLALEQYSTDNQGVYPPWIYGGDFTDSWTISQESWDKLTADDGFELGGQMVTSRPGWCEPAGPGDGDALLEYGYLGEYPRNPFTLTNNVDRNNAPARGPINQRSDGVTSQRDTGGRNNNLMWEISGGPPKNQGLRPLGHPGWKYLYPVYPHDQATNQLNPGGVRETSTALLGNFYYYTVNRDNKSWGDYNPNSVDRTVDPSLQDPPIWVIGYKLVGYGALWNKGTDVYDVYGEFEEHCRTTRTGPDAPVNAGPGGQDGTRDGAIVVLSSGGSETLSPGDQA, from the coding sequence ATGAAAAACCGTGGATTTACATTGGTTGAAATGCTGGTGGTTGTTGGGATCATAGGTATCCTGGTGAGCCTTGCAATACCTAACTTCCAGCGCATCAAGGACAAAGCCAAGGAATCGCAGGTCAAACAGAACTTGCATTCCCTTCAGCTCGCCCTTGAGCAATATTCAACCGACAATCAAGGCGTTTATCCCCCATGGATATACGGGGGGGATTTTACGGACTCTTGGACCATCAGCCAGGAATCCTGGGACAAGCTCACTGCGGATGACGGCTTTGAATTGGGCGGCCAAATGGTTACTTCCCGGCCCGGCTGGTGTGAGCCCGCCGGTCCCGGCGACGGTGACGCGCTTTTGGAATACGGCTACCTGGGCGAATATCCCCGCAATCCGTTTACGCTCACGAATAACGTAGATCGCAACAACGCTCCGGCTCGCGGCCCGATCAATCAAAGAAGCGACGGAGTCACATCCCAGAGAGATACAGGCGGAAGAAACAACAACCTGATGTGGGAAATATCGGGCGGCCCGCCGAAAAACCAGGGTCTGCGGCCGTTGGGACATCCCGGTTGGAAGTATTTGTATCCGGTTTACCCGCACGATCAGGCGACGAATCAGCTAAATCCCGGCGGCGTGCGAGAAACATCCACCGCACTTCTCGGTAACTTTTATTACTATACGGTTAACCGCGACAACAAAAGTTGGGGCGACTACAATCCGAACTCGGTGGATCGAACCGTGGATCCGTCGCTTCAAGATCCGCCGATTTGGGTTATTGGATATAAGCTGGTTGGCTACGGCGCGCTCTGGAACAAAGGAACGGACGTCTACGACGTTTATGGTGAATTTGAGGAGCATTGCCGAACAACAAGAACCGGCCCGGACGCGCCGGTAAATGCCGGTCCGGGCGGCCAGGACGGCACCCGCGACGGAGCCATAGTTGTACTTTCCTCGGGAGGCAGTGAAACCTTGTCACCCGGCGACCAAGCCTAG
- a CDS encoding prepilin-type N-terminal cleavage/methylation domain-containing protein, with translation MKRGFTLIELLVVIVIIGVLVAIALPNFIKIKDKAREAETKQNLHAIQIALERYSADNESGKYPFWIAGGDWSDSWTINQRYYDLNITDEDINELPPSKRNLQIAPNGFGDTLIMEGYLERSPRNAFIITTRKGEAVASRRIQHYHPACSFCADPSGMRRDQIGGIENNLMVEILGPPMAQRLHFSGDEYVIPVYTITGGLTDPDRWPVSFTSVGQPLLVGNFLYYTFFASTKYNWIWYNATGEPAGYHLCAFGMKLNAAMDVYDRNANWPDKARTASCEYGTPPVGLPCPTTPNAPNTSTQSRGGPDGIKDGVIVVLDSGGDAKSTNLDDAGQ, from the coding sequence TTGAAGAGAGGATTTACGCTGATTGAATTGCTGGTGGTCATAGTGATCATCGGCGTTTTGGTGGCGATTGCGCTGCCGAACTTCATCAAGATCAAGGACAAGGCCCGCGAGGCCGAGACCAAACAGAATCTTCATGCGATTCAGATCGCTCTGGAAAGATATTCCGCGGACAACGAAAGCGGCAAATATCCTTTCTGGATTGCCGGCGGCGACTGGTCAGATTCTTGGACCATCAACCAGCGCTATTACGATCTGAACATCACGGATGAAGATATTAACGAGCTTCCTCCCTCAAAGAGGAATCTTCAAATTGCGCCGAACGGTTTCGGCGACACGCTCATTATGGAGGGCTATCTCGAACGCTCCCCAAGGAACGCGTTCATCATTACCACCAGAAAGGGCGAGGCGGTAGCCAGCCGCCGGATTCAGCACTACCATCCGGCCTGCAGCTTCTGCGCCGATCCATCGGGAATGCGCAGAGACCAAATCGGCGGTATCGAAAACAACCTTATGGTTGAAATTCTCGGTCCGCCGATGGCCCAACGTCTCCATTTCAGTGGTGACGAATATGTGATACCGGTTTACACCATTACCGGCGGTCTTACCGACCCGGACAGGTGGCCGGTTTCGTTCACGTCGGTGGGCCAGCCGCTTCTGGTTGGCAACTTCCTGTATTACACGTTCTTCGCTTCGACGAAGTACAACTGGATTTGGTACAACGCTACCGGCGAGCCGGCGGGGTACCACTTGTGCGCATTCGGTATGAAGCTGAATGCGGCGATGGATGTTTACGACCGCAATGCAAACTGGCCGGATAAGGCGCGTACCGCATCTTGCGAATACGGCACCCCGCCAGTAGGCCTGCCTTGTCCGACTACGCCGAACGCTCCGAATACTTCTACGCAGTCCCGCGGAGGCCCGGACGGTATCAAGGACGGTGTGATCGTCGTTCTCGATTCAGGCGGCGACGCAAAGAGCACGAACCTTGACGACGCGGGTCAGTAA